Proteins encoded by one window of Salvia splendens isolate huo1 chromosome 7, SspV2, whole genome shotgun sequence:
- the LOC121811587 gene encoding uncharacterized protein LOC121811587 produces MNTIRVELLHLNPINLRKRATNPPIKPRLNLTIPSSNYAKHSTRSRADLIAKEETVSSVGGVALSEENSRIVVLAALSVGVAVFVMGFSDERALALWPEGPLMEDFWDNMRRYALYALTVSTGALWVLLEPIVELLKNPISALLLIFIFGGSFFILSQVVTAMIGLSDFSYDYSN; encoded by the coding sequence ATGAACACAATCAGAGTAGAGCTGCTACACTTGAATCCCATTAATTTGAGAAAGCGAGCCACAAATCCCCCAATTAAACCCAGACTCAATCTCACAATCCCCTCTTCAAATTATGCCAAACATTCAACAAGAAGCCGCGCCGACCTCATCGCAAAAGAGGAGACCGTTTCAAGCGTGGGCGGCGTCGCTTTATCGGAAGAGAATTCGAGAATAGTGGTGCTAGCCGCCTTATCTGTGGGAGTGGCTGTTTTCGTGATGGGATTTAGCGATGAGAGGGCGCTGGCGTTGTGGCCGGAGGGGCCGCTTATGGAGGATTTTTGGGACAACATGAGGAGATATGCACTCTATGCTTTGACGGTCAGCACCGGCGCTCTTTGGGTGCTTCTCGAGCCCATCGTCGAGCTGCTTAAGAACCCCATCTCCGCCCTTCTCCTTATCTTCATTTTTGGTGGTTCCTTTTTCATTCTTTCGCAGGTTGTTACTGCCATGATTGGCTTGTCCGATTTTTCTTACGATTATAGTAACTAG